Part of the Thauera sedimentorum genome, TACGACCCCGCCTTCGAGCACGGCGGCAAGCTGCCCGCGGCACTCGCGCGCGCCACCGCCGAGTTCCTGGTGGTGTCCTTCACCACCGACTGGCGTTTCTCACCGGCGCGCTCGCGCGAGATCGTCTACGCCCTGCTGCACAACCGCCGGCGGGTCAGCTACGCGGAGATCGACTGCGACGCCGGGCACGACTCCTTCCTGCTCGACGAGCCGCAATACCACGCCGTGCTCGGCGCCTGGTTCGACCGCATCGAGGTGCACGCATGAGCTACCGCTACGACTATGACGTGATCGCCCAGTGGATCGCCCCGGGCGAGAAGGTGCTGGACCTGGGCTGCGGCGACGGCAGCCTGCTGCGCCACCTGATGGAAGTGCGCCAGGTGCTGGGCTACGGCGTGGAGAACGACCCGGACAAGCTGCTCGCCTGCGTGAAGAACGGCGTGGACGTGCTGCAGATCGACATGGAGAAGGGCCTGGCCGGCTTCGAGGACGGCTTCTTCGACCACGTCATCATGAGCCTGTCGCTGCAGGCCATGCACAACACCCAGGGCATCCTCGCCGAGATGCTGCGGGTGGGCCGCGAGGCGGTGGTGAGCTTTCCCAACTTCGGCTACTGGCGCCACCGCCAGAGCATCCTCAACGGCCGCATGCCGGTGTCGGAGAGCCTGCCGCACCAGTGGTTCAACACCCCCAACGTGCGCTTCTTCACCATCGCCGACTTCGACGCGCTGTGCGAGATGAACGGCATCGTGGTGCGCGAGCGCCTGGCGTTCGACGAGGGCAAGCTCATCCTCGAGGAAGCGAACTTCCTCGCCAGCGTGGCGGTGTACCGGCTGGGGCGGCGCTGAGCGGCCGCTGAAAGAAAGAAAGGGGGCCCGCGGCCCCCTTTCTTCATGGCGCCGGCAGGTCGATCAGCCGACCACGAATCCGGCCACGTCCACACGGATCGCCGGGCGCTCCAGAGCGCGGCCGACCGCGGCGGCAAACTGCTTCGCCCATTCGCCCGGCTGCTTGAAACGCTCCTCACCGCCGTACTTGGCGACATTGAGGATCATGTCCAGCACCAGGATCTTGCCCATCGGGTTGGACGGCGTGCACTCGAGCACCTCGAATTCCTTGGCGAGCCAGGCACGCGCCTGATCCTTGGTCATGCCGGCGGTGTCGGCGTCATGCACGGTCAGTTCGTATTCCCGGTTGGCACCGAAGGATACGGTGATGTGCTGGGTCATGTTGATCTCCTCGCGTTCGCTGTGGTTTTGTTGAAAGCGCATTTTCGGCCTGCTCGCACGGGCAGGCAAGCCCGTACGCATGCGTATCGCTGCAGCGCACGATTGTAAGCCCTCCGGGGCGCTGTCAGAATCGACCGCAAAAATGCTCCCCGATTCGGGACCCACACGAGAGCCGCCTGCTTCCGGGACAGGCCCACTCCACTCCTACCCACACCTCCGGTACGGTATGTCGAGAGCCAAGGCAGATCCCTTCACCATCCAGTTCGCGGCGGTCTTCCTCATCGTCGCCAGCGCGATCGCCCTGGCCTTCTTCGCCTACTACCAGCAACAGAGTTCCGTGGTGCGCGACGGCGCCCGCGCCGAACTGCAGTCCGTGGTCCGCCTGCTCGCCCAGGACGTGGCCCGCTGGCGCAACGAGCGCCTGGGCGACGGCGAGGTCCTGCGCCGCAACCGCGCCGGGCTCGCCCAGCTCGACCGCTCGCTCGCCGGCGACAACGGCATCGGCAGCGCGGAGTTGCGCTACTGGCTGCAGGGCTACCTGGACGTCTCCGACTACGAGAGCGTACTGGTGCTCGATGCCCGCGGGCAGGAGCTGCTCGCCCTGGGCCGGGCGCACCAGCTGTCGCCGGCCACCGCGGTGGCGGTGCGCGAGGCAAGGGAGAGCGGTTTCACCCGCCTGAGCTCACTGCAGCGCGACCCGGCCGGAGAGATCTATCTCGACCTGGTCGTTCCGGTGCCGCTGGCCGGCGAACACTGGCAGGTCGACACCGTGGTGCTGCGCGTGTCGCCGGACAACTACCTGATCCCCTTGCTGCAGGGCTCGCCGCGCATCACCCAGTCGGGCGAGACCTTGCTGTTCGAACGCACCGCGAACGGCCTGCGGCTGATGCTGCCCGCGCGCTTCCGGGCGCCGGACGCCCCGCCGCTCGAGGTATCCCGCGACGATCCGGTGGCGGTGTCGGCTGCCGCGCTGCGCGGCGACCTGGACGGCGAGGGGCAGGATTACCGCAACGGCCCGCTGGTCTTCGCCGCCGCCGCGCAGATCGAGGAGGCGGGCTGGCTGTTGCTGAGCAAGGTGGACCAGGAGGAGTTGCTGGCAGGTTCGCGCCAGCAGCTCCTCGGCGCGGCGGCGGTCAGCCTGTTGCTGCTGATCGCCGCCGCCGTCGCCCTGGCGCGCATCTGGCGCAACCAGCGCCGCGTCACCCGCGGCCGCCTGCGTGAGGAACAGCGCTACCGCCAGGAACTGGAGCGGCTGCGCAACGACCTGATCGAAACCATGGAGGTGGCACGCCTGGGCGGCTGGGAGCGCAACCTGATCTCCGACGAGCTGTGGTGGTCCGACCGCACCCGCAAGCTGCTCGGCATCGCCGACGGCGTGGCACCGACCCGCGAGGCCTTCCTCGAGCGCATCCATCCGGACGACCGCGAGCAGGTGAACGAGGCGCTGACCAGCGCCTACCGCGAGGGCAAGAGTGGCGATTTCTACTACCGCATCGTCGGCGCTGCCGGCGCGATCCGCCACTTCCACAACCGCTTCCGCATCGAGAAGGACGTCGACGGCAAACCCTGGCGGGTGGTCGGCACGGTGCAGGACATCACCGGCCAGCAACTGCTGGCGCAGGAGCTGGAGCGCAAGTCGGCCTACCTGCTGGCCATCGTCAACCACCTGCCGCAAGGCATCAGCGTGTTCGACGAGACCTTGCACCTGCAGTACTGGAACGAGGGCTTCGCCGACGTGCTGGAGCTGCCGCCCGGCACGGTGTACCAGAACGTCAGCTTCGACGACCTGATCATGGTCCCCGCCCTGCGCGGCGAGTACGGCCCGGGCGACCCGGCAGAGCACGTGCGCAAGCGGCGCGAACTCGCCTTGCAGTTCCAGGCACACCGCTTCGAACGCACCCGGCCGAACGGCCGCACCCACCTGGTGGCCGGCGAGCCGCTGTTCATCGACGGCAAGGTGGCCGGCTTCATCACCACCTACACCGACATCACCGAGCACAAGCACGCCCAGGCCGAACTCGCCCGCCAGAACCGCATCCTGCAGACCATCATCGAGAACATTCCGGGTGGCGTCACGCTGATCGACCGCGACCTCAATCTGGTGGCCTGCAACGAGGAACTGAAGCGGGTGCTCGACTTCCCCGACGAGCTGTTCGCCAACGGCCTGCCGACGCTGGAGACCCTGATGCGCTACAACGCCGAGCGCGGCGAGTACGGCGACGGCGACCCCGAGCGCATCGTCGCCGACCTGCTCGCCCGTGCTCGGCGCACCGAGCCGCACAGCTTCGAGCGCACCCGCCCGGACGGCACGGTGCTCCACGTGCAGGGCCAGCCCCTGCCCGACGGCGGCTTCGTCACCATCTACACCGACATCACCGAACGCAAGCGCGCCGAGGCCGAGATCGAGCACCTGGCCCATCACGACATGCTCACCGGACTGGCCAACCGCTTCTCGCTCGACGCCCGGCTGGCGCAGTCGCTGGCCGACTCGCGGCGCAACGGCCACGGCCTGGCGGTGCTCTTCCTCGATCTAGACCGCTTCAAGCACATCAACGACTCGCTCGGCCACCAGGTCGGCGACTGCCTGCTCAAGGAGGTGGCCGAGCGCCTGCGCCACACGGTGCGCGATGCCGACATCGTCGCCCGCCAGGGCGGCGACGAGTTCGTGGTGGTCATCCAGGGCATCTCCAGCAGCGCACGCGCGGCACACGTGGCCGAAAAGATCCTCACCCGCCTGTCCGCCCCCTACGAGACCGGCGGCGCGGAACTGCACACCACGCCGTCCATCGGCATCGCGCTGTATCCGGAGGACGGCGAGGACGCCGCCGAGCTGCTGCGCTGCGCGGACACCGCGATGTACCACGCCAAGGCCCTGGGCCGCGCCAACTACCAGTTCTTCACCGAGGAGATGAACCGCAGCGCCACCGAGCGCCTGGACCTCGAACGCAAGCTGCGCCGCGCCCTGCAGCAGGGCGAGTTCGAACTGTGGTACCAGCCGCAGCTCGGTGCCGCCGATGGCCGCGTACGCGGGGTCGAGGCGCTGGTGCGCTGGCGCCACCCGGAGGATGGGCTGATCCCGCCCTTCCGCTTCATCCCGCTGGCCGAGGAAACCGGCCTGATCGTCGAGCTGGGCAAGTGGGTGCTGCGCGAGGCCTGCCGGCAGGCCCGCGCATGGCTGGACCGCGGCCTGCCCTCGCTGCGCATGTCGGTCAACCTGTCCACCCGCCAGCTGATGCACGCCGGGTTGGCCGAGGCGGTCGGCGAGGCATTGGCCGACAGCGAGCTGCCGGCCTCGCAACTGGAGCTGGAGATCACCGAGAGTTCAGTGATGGAGCGCCCGAACGACGCCATCCCGGTGCTCGGCGGCCTCAAGCGGCTGGGCGTGCGGCTGGCGATCGACGACTTCGGCACCGGCTACTCGTCGCTGTCCTACCTCAAGCTCTTCCCGCTCGACCACCTGAAGATCGACCGCTCCTTCGTCTCCGACATCGAGCATGACGCCAACGACGCGGCCATCGTCGCGGCCGCGGTGTCCATGGCCCACAACCTCGGCCTGTCGGTGATCGCCGAAGGCGTGGAAACCGCGGTGCAGGTCGCCCGCCTGTCCGAGCTGGGCTGCGACGAACTGCAGGGCTACCACTTCAGCCGGCCGCTGCCGGCCGACGAGGCGGAAGACTGGCTGCAGAAGCGCTTCGCCGATCTGGGATAATGCGCGTTTTCCCCGTTCGGCCCGCCACCAGATGACCGCAACCGCCGCCCGCCTCGTCGAGGCCGCACAGCAACTCTCCACGTCCGTCGGCGCCCTGCGCTTCAGCGCCCCGGTCAGCCATGTGTACAACCCGCTCGACTACGCCTGGGGCATCCACCGCAACTACCTGGAGCGCTACGGCGCGGGCCGCAAGCGCGTCGTCTTCCTGGGCATGAACCCCGGCCCCTTCGGGATGGCGCAGACCGGCGTGCCCTTCGGCGAGATCGGCGCGGTGCGCGACTGGCTGGGGCTGGCCGGCGCGGTCGGCCAGCCGGCGCAGAGCAACCCGAAGCGGCCGGTCGAAGGCTTCGCCTGCAAGCGCGCCGAGGTCAGCGGCCAGCGCCTGTGGGGTCTGTTCCGGGCACGCTTCGGCGATCCCCGGCAGTTCTTCGCCGATCACTTCGTCGCCAACTACTGTCCGCTGGTGTTCTTCGACCAGGGCCGCAACCTCACCCCCGACAAGCTGCCGGCAGCCGAATCCCGCCCGCTGCTGGCGGCCTGCAACACCCATCTGCGCGCCATGGTGGCCGCCCTAGAGCCGGAATGGGTGATCGGCGTCGGCGCCTGGGCGGAGAAGCGCGCAGCCGAAGCCCTGGACGGCCTGCCGTTGCGCTTCGGACGCATCCTGCATCCAAGCCCGGCCAGCCCGGCGGCCAACCGCGGCTGGGCCGAGGCGGCCAGCCGGCAGCTTGCCGAGCTCGGCATCTGGGAGGACTGAGGCCGAAGGACGCCGCTGATCAGGCGTAGTGCTTTCGGACGGCTTGGCGTGCAGGCGGTTCGTAATTCATAATTACGGAATCTTTACCGGGCTCCGCCCGCCGAGGAATCCGCACCATGCCCCAATCCATCGAACACCTCTTCGCCAACAACAAGGCGTGGTCCGAGCGCATGCATGCCGAGGACCCGGAGTTCTTCTCCCGCCTGGTCAAGCAGCAGACCCCCGAATACCTGTGGATCGGCTGCTCGGACAGCCGCGTGCCGGCCAACCAGATCGTCGGCCTGGCGCCGGGCGAGATCTTCGTCCATCGCAACATCGCCAACGTGGTGGTGCACACCGACCTGAACGCGCTGTCGGTCATCCACTACGCCGTCGAGATCCTGCGCGTGAAGCACATCCTGGTGGTCGGCCACTACGGCTGCGGCGGCGTCAAGGCGGCGCTGCACGACAACCGCACCGGGCTGACCGACAACTGGCTGCGCCATGTGCAGGACGTGCGCGACCGCCACCTGCAGAAGCTCGACGAGATCGAGGACCAGAGCGAACGCCTCGACCGCCTGTGCGAACTCAACGCCATCCACCAGGTGGTGAACATCAGCCAGACCTCCATCCTGCGCGAGGCCTGGCAGCGCGGCCAGGCGGTCACCGTGCATGGCTGGTGCTACAGCCTGCACGACGGCCTGGTGCGCGAGCTCGGCGTAAGCGCGCGCGGGCGCGAGGATGCGGTGGAACAGTACCGCAGCGCGGTCGATCGCCTGCTCTGATCCACATCCCGCCGCAGGCATCCCGGTGATCCGCATCGGCGTCGACCTGGGCGGCACCAAGATCGAGATCGTCGCGCTCGACGGCGACGGCCGCGAACTGCTGCGTCGCCGCGTCCCCACGCCCCAGGGCGACTACCCCGCCACCGTGGGCGCGGTGGCCGCGCTGGTCGAGCAGGCCGAAGCCGAACTCGGCGTGCGCGGCCAGTGCCCGGTCGGCATCGGTACGCCGGGCTCGACCTCCCCGCTCACCGGGCGGATGCGCAACGCCAATTCCACCTGCCTCAACGGCCGGGCCCTGCGCGAGGACCTCGCCGCCCGCCTGGGCCGGCCGCTGCGCATCGCCAACGATGCCGACTGCTTCGCCATGTCGGAGGCCACCGACGGGGCCGGTGCCGGCGCGGCGGTGGTGTTCGGCGTGATCCTCGGTACCGGGGTCGGCGGCGGCATCGTCGTGCATGGGCGCCTGCTCACCGGCGCCAACGGCATCGCCGGCGAATGGGGGCATTCCCCGCTGCCGCTGCCCGGCCCTGAGGACCTGCCGCTGCCGCCATGCTATTGCGGGCGCAGCGGCTGCATCGAAACCTACCTGTCCGGCCCCGGCATGGCCGCCGACCATCGGCGCCACGGTGGCGAGGCGCTGGACGCCGACGCCATCGCCCAGGGGGCCGCTACCGGCGATGCGACCTGCGAAGCCACGCTGGCCCGCTACGAGCAGCGCCTGGCGCGTGCCCTGGCCGGGGTGATCAACCTGCTGGACCCGGACGTGATCGTCCTCGGCGGCGGACTGTCCCGCCTCGAACGCCTCTACCGCACGGTGCCGCAGCTGTGGCAGGCGCAGGTGTTCGCCGACCGGGTCGTCACCCGCCTCGAAGCGGGCCGGCACGGCGACGCCTCGGGCGTGCGCGGCGCGGCACGCCTGTGAGAGACTGCACGGCATGGACACCATGCCCGACTCCCCCCTCCCCTCGCTGACGCTCGGCGGACTGTTCGCCGGCGGCCTGCGCCCCTTGCCGCCCGAAGGCCAGCTCACCGGCATGTTCAAGGCGCCGGTGGCCGGCCGCTGCGAGATCGGCCCCACCGGCCTGGCCGGCGACCGCCAGGCCGATCCGCGCTACCACGGCGGCCCGCAGAAGGCCTTGCACCACTATCCGGCCGAGCACTACGAGCGGCTGGCGCAGGCACGACCCGGACTGGCCGGCCTGCTCGCCCCCGGCGTGCTGGGCGAGAACCTGTCCACCCGCGGCTGGACCGAGCACGAGGTCTGCATCGGCGACATCTTCCGCCTCGGCACGGCGCGTATCCAGGTCAGCGAGCCGCGCAGTCCGTGCTGGAAGATCGACGCGCGCTGCGAGGACAACGGCTTGTCCAGGCTGATCGCCGCCGAAGGCCTGACCGGCTGGTACTACCGGGTGCTGACGCCGGGCAGCGTGGCCGCCGGCGACCGCTTCGAGCTCGAAGAGCGGCCCGCCCCCGGCCTCACCCTCGCCCGCCTGTGGCGCGCGCGCATCGACCATCGCCCCGACCCGGATGAACTGGCGATGCTCGGCGCGGCCGCCGGGCTGTCGCCGGCCTGGCAGAAGCGCCTGGCCGACCGCCGCGCCTGGCTGCTGGGCAACGCCTGACCCCGCGCCAGCTGCGGTTCACACCTCCAGCGGATCGACGTCCAGGTTCCAGCGCAGCTCGCGCGCGGTTCGCAGCGCCCGCAGCGCCGTCATCCACTCTCCGAGAAATCCCTGCAGGACGCCGCGCTCGCCGGCCTCGACCAACAGCTGCGCGCGCTCGCGGCGCGCCAGCCGGGTCATGCGCATCGGCACCGGGTCGTAGACCTGCAGCCCCTCGGGGGCGCACTGCGCGGCGACCCGCGCCGCTTCGCGCAGGAAGGCCACCGCGTCGTCCAGGGCCGGCGAATCGGCGCGCAGCATGGCCTGGTGGGTGAGCGGCGGGAAGCCGGCCTGGCGACGCTCCTCCAGCGCCAGCGCGGCGAAGGCGTCGAAGTCGTGACGGGCCAGGCACCGGTACAGCGGGTGCTCCGGGTATTCGGTCTGGATCAGCACCTCGCCCGGCAACTGGGCGCGCCCCGCCCGGCCGCCGACCTGCATCAGCTGCTGGAAGAGGCGCTCGGGGGCGCGGAAGTCGGCCGCATGCAGCGAGGCGTCGGCGCCCACCACGCCGACCAGGGTCAACTTCGGAAAGTCGTGTCCCTTGGCCATCATCTGGGTGCCCACCAGGATGTCGGCCTCGCCCGCGGCGATGGTCGCGAGCAGGGCCTCCCACTGCGCGCGGGTACGCGCCGAATCGCGGTCGATGCGCAGCACGCGGGCCTCGGGGAACAGCTCGCCCAGCCGCGCTTCGATGCGCTGGGTGCCGCGCCCGAAAGGCTGGATGTCCTGGTTGCCGCAGGACGGGCAGGCGCGCGGGATGGGGCCGTCGCAGCCGCAGTGGTGGCAGCGCACCCGGCGGTCGGCCAGATGCACCACCAGGTTGGCGGTGCAGTGCGGGCAGGTGCTGACCCAGCCGCAGGCCGGACAGGACAGCACCGGGGCGTAGCCGCGCCGGTTGAGGAACACCAGGCTTTGCTCGCCGCGCGCCAGGCGTTCGCCGATGGCGGCCTGCAGCGCCGGGCTGAGCCCCTCGTCCAGCTTCAGCCTGCGGGTATCCACGCAGCGCACCGTGGGCAGCGCGCTGGCCAGCGCGCGGTGCGCCAGCACCAGATGGCGGTAACGCCCGCCGCGCGCGTGCTGCCAGCTTTCCAGCGAGGGCGTGGCCGAACCGAGCACCACCGGCACCGCGCGCTGGCGCGCGCGCCACACCGCGAGATCGCGCGCCGAATAGCGCACGCCCTCCTGCTGCTTGTAGGAGGCGTCGTGCTCCTCGTCGACCAGGATCAACCCCAGGCGCGGCAAGGGCGCGAACACCGCCAGGCGGGTGCCGAGCACGATGTCGGCGTGGCCTTCCAGCGCGCGCACGAAACCGCGCGAGCGCGCACCCTCGGCCAGCGCGGAATGCAGGCTGACCACCTCCGCGGCCGGGAAACGCGCCGCCACCCGCGCTTCGAGCTGCGGCGTGAGGGCGATCTCGGGCACCAGCATCAACACCTGCCGGCCGGCAGCCAGTTCGCGCTGGGCGAGGCGCAGATAGACCTCGGTCTTGCCGCTGCCGGTCACCCCCTGCAGCAGCCAGGCGGCAAAACCGTCCGGTGCGGCGGCCAGGGTGTCGAGGGCGGCCTGCTGTTCGGCGGTCAGCGCAGGCAGGATGCCGCCAGGCTCGGCTGCCGGGCGACGGACCTCCTTCGCCCATCCGCGGCGCAACAGCTCGCCGACCGCGGCGCCGTCCTCCCAGGCACGCACGATGCTGCGCCGCGCCGCGCCGCCATGGCCCGCCAGCGCACGCAGCAGGCGCAGGGCACGGCTGTCCCGCTTGACCTCATCCAGGGCTGCAAGACCCGCCACGGCCGGTGCGAGCAGGGGGTCGTGGTCGCGGTCGGCGATCGCGTCGGCACGGCGCAAGCCGGGGGGCAATGCGAGGGCGATGACCTCGCCGAGCGGTGCATGGTAGTAGCGCGCGGTGAAGCCCACGAGCGCCAGCCAGTCGGCCGGCAGGGCGGAGACCTCGCGCTGGATGTGCCGCACCGGCTTGAGCCGGGCCGGGTCGACCTCGGCGGCAGGGGGCAGCGCAACGATCAACCCGCTCTTCTCGCCCTTGCCGAAGGGCACCCGGACACAGCGGCCGATATCCGTATCGGATACGTCTGTTGCCGTGTAATCAAAGACTTGCGGGAGCGGTACGGGTAGCGCGACGCGGACGATTCGCATGCAGTCGAGGCCTTCTTGCGGGTAACGTCTTTATAAACAGTTACTTGGCGCGTTTACTTGATGCGAAACGTGGAAAATGACGCTAACACTTTGCTGCAGAAACAGCTCGGAAGCTTGTCCACAAAAGCTGTGGATAAGTTTGTGGAAAG contains:
- a CDS encoding sensor domain-containing protein produces the protein MSRAKADPFTIQFAAVFLIVASAIALAFFAYYQQQSSVVRDGARAELQSVVRLLAQDVARWRNERLGDGEVLRRNRAGLAQLDRSLAGDNGIGSAELRYWLQGYLDVSDYESVLVLDARGQELLALGRAHQLSPATAVAVREARESGFTRLSSLQRDPAGEIYLDLVVPVPLAGEHWQVDTVVLRVSPDNYLIPLLQGSPRITQSGETLLFERTANGLRLMLPARFRAPDAPPLEVSRDDPVAVSAAALRGDLDGEGQDYRNGPLVFAAAAQIEEAGWLLLSKVDQEELLAGSRQQLLGAAAVSLLLLIAAAVALARIWRNQRRVTRGRLREEQRYRQELERLRNDLIETMEVARLGGWERNLISDELWWSDRTRKLLGIADGVAPTREAFLERIHPDDREQVNEALTSAYREGKSGDFYYRIVGAAGAIRHFHNRFRIEKDVDGKPWRVVGTVQDITGQQLLAQELERKSAYLLAIVNHLPQGISVFDETLHLQYWNEGFADVLELPPGTVYQNVSFDDLIMVPALRGEYGPGDPAEHVRKRRELALQFQAHRFERTRPNGRTHLVAGEPLFIDGKVAGFITTYTDITEHKHAQAELARQNRILQTIIENIPGGVTLIDRDLNLVACNEELKRVLDFPDELFANGLPTLETLMRYNAERGEYGDGDPERIVADLLARARRTEPHSFERTRPDGTVLHVQGQPLPDGGFVTIYTDITERKRAEAEIEHLAHHDMLTGLANRFSLDARLAQSLADSRRNGHGLAVLFLDLDRFKHINDSLGHQVGDCLLKEVAERLRHTVRDADIVARQGGDEFVVVIQGISSSARAAHVAEKILTRLSAPYETGGAELHTTPSIGIALYPEDGEDAAELLRCADTAMYHAKALGRANYQFFTEEMNRSATERLDLERKLRRALQQGEFELWYQPQLGAADGRVRGVEALVRWRHPEDGLIPPFRFIPLAEETGLIVELGKWVLREACRQARAWLDRGLPSLRMSVNLSTRQLMHAGLAEAVGEALADSELPASQLELEITESSVMERPNDAIPVLGGLKRLGVRLAIDDFGTGYSSLSYLKLFPLDHLKIDRSFVSDIEHDANDAAIVAAAVSMAHNLGLSVIAEGVETAVQVARLSELGCDELQGYHFSRPLPADEAEDWLQKRFADLG
- the can gene encoding carbonate dehydratase, yielding MPQSIEHLFANNKAWSERMHAEDPEFFSRLVKQQTPEYLWIGCSDSRVPANQIVGLAPGEIFVHRNIANVVVHTDLNALSVIHYAVEILRVKHILVVGHYGCGGVKAALHDNRTGLTDNWLRHVQDVRDRHLQKLDEIEDQSERLDRLCELNAIHQVVNISQTSILREAWQRGQAVTVHGWCYSLHDGLVRELGVSARGREDAVEQYRSAVDRLL
- a CDS encoding MOSC domain-containing protein; the protein is MPDSPLPSLTLGGLFAGGLRPLPPEGQLTGMFKAPVAGRCEIGPTGLAGDRQADPRYHGGPQKALHHYPAEHYERLAQARPGLAGLLAPGVLGENLSTRGWTEHEVCIGDIFRLGTARIQVSEPRSPCWKIDARCEDNGLSRLIAAEGLTGWYYRVLTPGSVAAGDRFELEERPAPGLTLARLWRARIDHRPDPDELAMLGAAAGLSPAWQKRLADRRAWLLGNA
- a CDS encoding uracil-DNA glycosylase family protein, whose product is MTATAARLVEAAQQLSTSVGALRFSAPVSHVYNPLDYAWGIHRNYLERYGAGRKRVVFLGMNPGPFGMAQTGVPFGEIGAVRDWLGLAGAVGQPAQSNPKRPVEGFACKRAEVSGQRLWGLFRARFGDPRQFFADHFVANYCPLVFFDQGRNLTPDKLPAAESRPLLAACNTHLRAMVAALEPEWVIGVGAWAEKRAAEALDGLPLRFGRILHPSPASPAANRGWAEAASRQLAELGIWED
- a CDS encoding ROK family protein: MRIGVDLGGTKIEIVALDGDGRELLRRRVPTPQGDYPATVGAVAALVEQAEAELGVRGQCPVGIGTPGSTSPLTGRMRNANSTCLNGRALREDLAARLGRPLRIANDADCFAMSEATDGAGAGAAVVFGVILGTGVGGGIVVHGRLLTGANGIAGEWGHSPLPLPGPEDLPLPPCYCGRSGCIETYLSGPGMAADHRRHGGEALDADAIAQGAATGDATCEATLARYEQRLARALAGVINLLDPDVIVLGGGLSRLERLYRTVPQLWQAQVFADRVVTRLEAGRHGDASGVRGAARL
- the metW gene encoding methionine biosynthesis protein MetW; the protein is MSYRYDYDVIAQWIAPGEKVLDLGCGDGSLLRHLMEVRQVLGYGVENDPDKLLACVKNGVDVLQIDMEKGLAGFEDGFFDHVIMSLSLQAMHNTQGILAEMLRVGREAVVSFPNFGYWRHRQSILNGRMPVSESLPHQWFNTPNVRFFTIADFDALCEMNGIVVRERLAFDEGKLILEEANFLASVAVYRLGRR
- a CDS encoding primosomal protein N', whose translation is MRIVRVALPVPLPQVFDYTATDVSDTDIGRCVRVPFGKGEKSGLIVALPPAAEVDPARLKPVRHIQREVSALPADWLALVGFTARYYHAPLGEVIALALPPGLRRADAIADRDHDPLLAPAVAGLAALDEVKRDSRALRLLRALAGHGGAARRSIVRAWEDGAAVGELLRRGWAKEVRRPAAEPGGILPALTAEQQAALDTLAAAPDGFAAWLLQGVTGSGKTEVYLRLAQRELAAGRQVLMLVPEIALTPQLEARVAARFPAAEVVSLHSALAEGARSRGFVRALEGHADIVLGTRLAVFAPLPRLGLILVDEEHDASYKQQEGVRYSARDLAVWRARQRAVPVVLGSATPSLESWQHARGGRYRHLVLAHRALASALPTVRCVDTRRLKLDEGLSPALQAAIGERLARGEQSLVFLNRRGYAPVLSCPACGWVSTCPHCTANLVVHLADRRVRCHHCGCDGPIPRACPSCGNQDIQPFGRGTQRIEARLGELFPEARVLRIDRDSARTRAQWEALLATIAAGEADILVGTQMMAKGHDFPKLTLVGVVGADASLHAADFRAPERLFQQLMQVGGRAGRAQLPGEVLIQTEYPEHPLYRCLARHDFDAFAALALEERRQAGFPPLTHQAMLRADSPALDDAVAFLREAARVAAQCAPEGLQVYDPVPMRMTRLARRERAQLLVEAGERGVLQGFLGEWMTALRALRTARELRWNLDVDPLEV